The following coding sequences lie in one Helicoverpa zea isolate HzStark_Cry1AcR chromosome 2, ilHelZeax1.1, whole genome shotgun sequence genomic window:
- the LOC124638563 gene encoding 60S acidic ribosomal protein P1 has product MASKAELACVYSALILVDDDVAVTGEKISTILKAANVDVEPYWPGLFAKALEGINVRDLITNIGSGVGAAPAAGAAPASAAAAPAAEAKEEKKKEEEPEESDDDMGFGLFD; this is encoded by the exons atggcaTCAAAGGCTGAATTAGCTTGTGTTTACTCCGCTCTCATCCTCGTTGATGATGATGTTGCCGTAACT GGTGAGAAGATCTCTACCATCCTGAAGGCGGCCAACGTAGACGTGGAGCCTTACTGGCCGGGTCTGTTCGCGAAGGCGCTGGAAGGCATCAACGTGCGCGACCTGATCACCAACATCGGTTCAGGCGTGGGAGCCGCCCCGGCAGCTGGTGCCGCGCCCGCCTCCGCCGCCGCAGCACCTGCTGCTGAGGCTAAGGAGGAGAAGAAGAAGGAGGAGGAACCCGAGGAGTCTGACGACGACATGGGCTTCG gtCTCTTTGACTAA
- the LOC124638556 gene encoding 28S ribosomal protein S14, mitochondrial yields the protein MNLNISGVAKYVWKSQTVAGFGFQQVRNKWANWLMIRDVKRRRMSAENFLERTRINAMRKNDVLPLEIRELADKDINKFEMNAIPLRINNRCVVTSRPRGIVKEWRMSRIVWRHLADYNKLSGVQRAMWG from the exons atgAATTTAAATATATCTGGTGTTGCAAAATATGTATGGAAATCCCAAACAGTCGCTGGATTCGGG TTTCAACAAGTAAGAAATAAATGGGCGAACTGGCTTATGATACGAGATGTGAAAAGGCGACGAATGAGCGCAGAGAACTTTCTCGAGAGAACCAGAATCAACGCGATGCGAAAGAATGATGTCCTGCCTTTGGAGATCAGGGAACTGGCTGACaaagatataaataagtttgagaTGAACGCTATCCCACTCAGAATAAACAACAGATGCGTTGTTACATCAAG gcccagaGGTATTGTAAAGGAGTGGCGAATGAGTCGTATAGTGTGGAGACATCTGGCAGACTACAACAAGTTGTCTGGAGTACAGCGAGCCATGTGGGGATAG
- the LOC124641606 gene encoding small G protein signaling modulator 3 homolog yields the protein MDLAKSLFSSRDHVGYVGREDHERKISAALADDDPEDMIDAIRGLNIADELLPAPGGPFSALTPSMVPQDIMAKLAQPESEGHGGGLPDYRFDEFGFCVDEEDGPEQSSNKLLADAFVEDDQHRLQWEFYSKEINFSEGEGKLEKTDKLQKMVKDGVPHSLRPQVWMHLCGANKKRASTEITYHEIVRASSDDGLVTSKQIEKDLVQILPNNVCFSHPTSTGVPRLRRILRALAWLYPDIGYCQGTGMIAASLLLLMEEEDAFWIMCTTVEDLLPASYYSSTLIGIQADQKVLRSLISTYLPGIDQVLNAHDIELSLITMHWFLTLYANVVHMKILLRIWDLFFLDGSLVLFKVTLAMLKIRENRFTEISNSAQIFNALSDIPGEIDDVELLIKTIDEVCGDTLSPTLIDTHRRRHLAYLMADQGALVGNPSAVPNLPKQQLQRRQIKKSKSVIQTILFGEDSNNEDAVSKNVKQTEILVDLREAILQVARHFLALEPQLASEVQLTADYTMQSHAADRERYVNVSRSKRRRAKALLDFERRDGDELGFRKNDVIEVISSRDEHCWIGELNGLRGWFPARFVKLLDEKGVKYSRAGDDSVTEKAAHLVRGVLAPAFKRVLLHGIKRPSFLDGPCHPWLFIEEASSREVEKDFNSVYSRLVLCKTYRLDEDGKVLTPEELLYRCVQAINLSHDNAHAQMDVKLRTLICMGLNEEALHLWLEVLCSCVDVVQKWYHPWSFINSPGWVQIKCELRILSQFGFNLNPDWELPLKKDTQNQPLKEGVRDMLVKHHLFSWDL from the coding sequence ATGGATTTGGCAAAATCTCTGTTTAGTTCGCGCGATCATGTCGGTTACGTGGGCCGCGAAGACCATGAACGTAAAATAAGTGCTGCACTAGCTGACGACGATCCGGAAGACATGATCGATGCGATACGAGGATTAAATATTGCTGACGAACTTCTACCAGCACCCGGCGGGCCGTTTTCTGCACTCACACCCAGTATGGTCCCGCAAGATATAATGGCTAAACTGGCGCAACCAGAATCTGAAGGTCACGGTGGTGGACTTCCAGACTACAGATTTGATGAATTTGGATTTTGTGTTGACGAAGAAGATGGACCTGAACAGAGTTCTAACAAGTTACTTGCAGACGCATTCGTGGAGGATGATCAACACCGTCTTCAATGGGAATTTTATAGCAAGGAAATCAACTTTTCTGAAGGTGAAGGAAAGTTAGAAAAAACTGATAAACTGCAAAAAATGGTGAAAGATGGCGTTCCACATTCACTCCGACCTCAAGTATGGATGCACTTATGTGGCGCTAATAAAAAGAGAGCTTCCACTGAAATTACATACCATGAGATAGTAAGAGCGTCAAGTGATGATGGGTTGGTAACAAGTAAACAAATCGAAAAGGACTTGGTTCAAATACTTcctaataatgtttgtttttcacACCCAACAAGCACTGGAGTGCCAAGGTTGCGTAGAATATTGAGAGCACTGGCCTGGCTTTATCCTGATATAGGATATTGTCAGGGTACTGGAATGATTGCAGCATCTTTACTATTGTTAATGGAAGAAGAAGATGCTTTTTGGATCATGTGTACCACCGTTGAAGACTTGCTGCCAGCATCTTACTACTCTTCAACTCTTATAGGGATCCAGGCTGATCAAAAAGTATTAAGAAGCCTGATATCAACTTATTTACCTGGCATTGACCAAGTATTAAACGCCCATGACATTGAGCTCTCTCTGATAACAATGCATTGGTTCCTAACATTGTATGCCAATGTTGTCCACATGAAAATTTTGCTAAGAATATGGGACCTATTCTTTTTAGATGGCTCTTTAGTGCTATTTAAGGTTACGTTGGCTATGTTAAAAATAAGGGAGAACAGATTCACAGAAATTTCTAATTCAGCACAAATTTTTAATGCACTCTCAGATATACCTGGAGAAATTGATGATGTAGAGCTCCTGATTAAAACAATAGATGAAGTTTGTGGTGATACTTTGAGTCCCACACTGATTGACACTCATAGAAGAAGACATTTAGCATATCTGATGGCTGATCAGGGTGCTCTTGTGGGTAATCCAAGTGCGGTGCCTAATTTACCTAAGCAGCAGCTTCAAAGACGTCAGATAAAGAAAAGCAAGTCAGTAATACAAACAATACTGTTTGGAGAAGATAGCAATAATGAAGATGCCGTTTCAAAGAACGTCAAGCAGACTGAAATTTTGGTTGATCTCAGGGAAGCAATTTTGCAAGTTGCTCGCCACTTCTTAGCTCTAGAGCCTCAACTTGCTTCTGAGGTACAGTTGACTGCAGATTATACGATGCAAAGTCATGCAGCTGATAGAGAGAGGTATGTCAATGTATCGAGAAGTAAAAGAAGACGAGCCAAAGCCCTTTTAGACTTTGAAAGAAGAGATGGAGATGAATTGGGTTTTAGGAAAAATGACGTCATTGAAGTAATCAGTTCTAGGGATGAACACTGCTGGATTGGCGAGTTGAATGGTCTCAGAGGCTGGTTTCCAGCGAGATTTGTTAAGCTGCTTGACGAAAAAGGTGTAAAGTATAGCAGGGCGGGAGATGACTCCGTTACGGAAAAAGCTGCACATCTGGTTAGAGGAGTTTTAGCTCCAGCTTTCAAAAGGGTGCTCCTTCATGGTATTAAACGACCTAGCTTCCTGGATGGGCCATGTCACCCGTGGCTTTTTATAGAAGAGGCATCATCGCGTGAAGTCGAAAAAGATTTTAATTCCGTCTATAGTCGTTTGGTGTTGTGTAAGACATATCGTTTGGATGAAGATGGAAAAGTTTTGACGCCAGAAGAATTATTATACAGATGTGTACAAGCCATTAACTTGTCTCACGATAATGCACATGCTCAAATGGACGTCAAATTACGCACATTAATTTGTATGGGATTAAACGAAGAAGCCTTGCATTTATGGCTGGAAGTATTATGCTCATGTGTGGATGTTGTCCAAAAATGGTACCACCCGTGGTCATTCATTAATTCACCAGGGTGGGTACAAATTAAATGCGAATTAAGAATCCTTTCCCAGTTCGGGTTTAATTTAAATCCAGATTGGGAACTTCCACTAAAAAAAGATACACAAAATCAGCCTTTAAAAGAAGGAGTGAGAGACATGTTGGTAAAACATCATTTGTTTTCGTGGgatttgtaa